One genomic window of Mustela erminea isolate mMusErm1 chromosome 13, mMusErm1.Pri, whole genome shotgun sequence includes the following:
- the LOC116572330 gene encoding disintegrin and metalloproteinase domain-containing protein 1a-like translates to MDTINRFPTAMSMAASLRQSASSSSSLQKYQVAAYGAGRVLLAWAPQMKGWRRAPVVLGPSCVRLGIMLVLVLIFLPGLYCDPGSVYYSSYETVIPKSLTVKGKEDPGEKASYTLVMQGQKQVIQLKVKRDYFVNNFPVFSYHNGVLGQEVPFIPHDCHYEGYLEGVPGSFVSLNTCSGLRGILIKEGKPYGIEPRDTSKQFEHVLYTMAPQARVSCSVTSKGSQVVSTSRQQGSRKPRSLQALPSFWSHTKYVEMFVVVSNQRFQMWGRNIDETVQRVMDITALANIFTRGINTQVVLAGMEIWTEGDLIEVPADLRVTLRNFNSWRQEKLFPRVKHDVAHLIVGHHPEDDVGQAFLNGACSRGFAAAVESFHHEDVLLFVALMAHELGHNLGIQHDHSACTCEDKLFCLMHENITKESGFSNCSSDHFYQFLREHKGACLFNKPRPQGRLRRQATCGNGVLDMYEECDCGPDCGNNLCCDETCRLRATALCSSGLCCNETCGYLEKGIMCRSPFGECDLPEYCDGNSDKCPTNTYKQDGTPCERVHYCINGLCKTADFQCVNVFGYPARSAPEDCYISMNTKGDRFGNCGLPNSDNQEYVKCTAENIYCGKIICTNVKQVPVVKPMHTMIQVPHRDDWCWSVDAYNNTDIPDDGHVDAGTRCAPEKICLNYSCVDHAVLKYDCEPQRMCNGRGVCNNLKHCHCEAGYAPPDCTTIGTGGSVDSGSPILQRESENAFNAAKHEHEFVDNMIIIFLVLFFLLLILVTAFIALLCKHSRKAPPEPKEKGPEEAEEVQPEEEEEEEEEEEEEEEEEEEESEP, encoded by the coding sequence ATGGACACCATCAACCGATTCCCAACGGCCATGTCAATGGCAGCTTCTTTGAGACAGTCTGCCTCCTCCTCGTCTTCTCTACAGAAATACCAAGTGGCTGCCTATGGGGCTGGCAGAGTGCTTCTGGCTTGGGCTCCACAAATGAAGGGCTGGAGGCGAGCACCAGTAGTGCTGGGACCTTCGTGTGTCAGGTTGGGGATCATGCTAGTGTTGGTACTGATTTTCCTGCCAGGCTTGTACTGTGACCCTGGATCTGTGTATTATTCTTCTTACGAAACAGTCATCCCCAAGAGTCTGACAGTCAAGGGAAAGGAAGACCCAGGGGAAAAGGCATCCTATACACTAGTAATGCAGGGCCAGAAGCAGGTGATTCAACTGAAGGTGAAGAGAGACTATTTTGTGAATAACTTTCCAGTCTTCAGCTACCACAATGGGGTCCTGGGGCAAGAAGTGCCTTTCATCCCTCATGACTGTCACTACGAAGGCTACCTAGAAGGAGTCCCGGgttcttttgtttccctcaacACCTGTTCAGGCCTCAGGGGCATCCTGATTAAGGAGGGGAAGCCCTATGGCATTGAGCCCAGGGACACCTCAAAACAGTTTGAACATGTGTTGTACACCATGGCACCCCAAGCTCGAGTGTCCTGCAGCGTCACTTCCAAAGGCAGCCAAGTGGTGTCCACCAGCCGGCAGCAAGGGAGCAGGAAGCCTCGCAGTCTACAGGCCCTGCCGTCCTTTTGGTCACACACCAAGTACGTGGAGATGTTTGTCGTGGTCAGCAACCAGCGCTTCCAGATGTGGGGCAGGAACATCGATGAGACAGTCCAGAGAGTAATGGACATCACTGCTCTGGCCAACATCTTCACTCGGGGCATAAACACCCAGGTGGTGCTGGCCGGAATGGAGATCTGGACCGAGGGGGACCTCATCGAAGTCCCAGCGGACTTGCGAGTTACACTGAGGAATTTCAATAGCTGGAGACAGGAGAAGCTCTTCCCCCGGGTGAAGCACGATGTTGCCCACCTGATCGTGGGACATCACCCTGAAGACGATGTGGGACAGGCATTTCTCAATGGTGCCTGTTCAAGAGGCTTTGCAGCTGCTGTTGAATCCTTCCACCATGAAGATGTCCTCCTGTTTGTGGCGCTCATGGCCCATGAGCTTGGGCACAACTTGGGTATTCAGCACGACCACTCGGCCTGCACTTGTGAAGATAAACTCTTTTGCCTTATGCATGAGAACATCACTAAAGAAAGTGGCTTCAGCAACTGCAGCTCTGACCACTTCTACCAGTTCCTCCGGGAACACAAAGGGGCCTGCCTGTTTAACAAGCCCCGGCCCCAAGGTCGTCTGCGTAGGCAAGCCACGTGTGGAAACGGTGTGTTGGATATGTATGAGGAGTGTGACTGTGGACCTGACTGTGGTAATAACCTGTGCTGTGATGAAACATGTAGGCTAAGGGCAACGGCATTGTGTAGTTCTGGACTCTGCTGTAATGAAACGTGTGGATATCTAGAAAAGGGAATCATGTGCCGTTCTCCTTTTGGAGAGTGTGACCTCCCAGAGTATTGTGATGGTAACTCTGACAAATGCCCCACCAACACATACAAGCAAGATGGTACACCTTGTGAACGAGTTCACTATTGCATTAATGGTCTGTGCAAGACTGCTGATTTTCAATGTGTAAATGTTTTTGGATACCCTGCAAGGTCTGCCCCAGAAGACTGTTACATTTCCATGAACACTAAAGGGGACCGGTTTGGAAACTGTGGCCTTCCCAATTCAGATAACCAGGAATATGTAAAGTGTACAGCTGAAAATATATATTGTGGGAAAATTATATGTACAAATGTCAAACAAGTACCAGTGGTCAAACCCATGCACACAATGATCCAGGTGCCTCATAGGGATGACTGGTGCTGGAGCGTGGATGCCTATAATAACACTGATATCCCTGATGATGGACATGTGGACGCTGGCACACGTTGTGCTCCAGAAAAAATCTGTCTGAATTACTCCTGCGTTGATCATGCTGTGCTGAAATACGACTGTGAACCACAACGAATGTGTAATGGGAGAGGAGTTTGCAACAATTTAAAGCACTGCCATTGTGAGGCTGGCTATGCCCCTCCTGACTGCACAACTATAGGAACTGGGGGTAGTGTGGACAGTGGCTCTCCTATTTTACAACGGGAATCTGAAAATGCTTTCAATGCTGCCAAACATGAACATGAGTTCGTAGACAATATGATCATAATATTTCTCGTACTTTTTTTCCTACTATTAATATTAGTAACTGCTTTTATTGCCCTTTTGTGTAAACATTCAAGAAAAGCTCCTCCAGAGCCCAAAGAAAAGGGtccagaagaggcagaagaggttcagccagaagaagaggaagaggaggaagaagaggaagaggaggaagaagaggaagaagaggaagaatcagAGCCATAA
- the LOC116572329 gene encoding disintegrin and metalloproteinase domain-containing protein 1a-like — MDTINRFPTAMSMAASLRQSASSSSSLQKYQVAAYGAGRVLLAWAPQMKGWRRAPVVPGPSCVRLGIMLVLVLIFLPGLYCDPGSVYYSSYETVIPKSLTVKGKEDPGEKASYTLVMQGQKQVIQLKVKRDYFVNNFPVFSYHNGVLGQEVPFIPHDCHYEGYLEGVPGSFVSLNTCSGLRGILIKEGKPYGIEPRDTSKQFEHVLYTMAPQARVSCSVTSKGSQVVSTSRQQGSRKPRSLQALPSFWSHTKYVEMFVVVSNQRFQMWGRNIDETVQRVMDITALANIFTRGINTQVVLAGVEIWTEGDLIEVPADLRVTLRNFNSWRQEKLFPRVKHDVAHLIVGHHPEDDVGQAFLNGACSRGFAAAVESFHHEDVLLFAALMAHELGHNLGIQHDHSACTCEDKLSCLMHENITKESGFSNCSSDHFYQFLREHKGACLFNKPRPQGRLRRQATCGNGVLEVNEECDCGPDCGNNPCCDETCRLNEHAQCSDGLCCFNCQWRHKGFMCRSALGECDLPEYCDGSSGECPRDHYKQDGTSCDMIHYCFMGRCRNPDTQCVGIYGSPARSAPEDCYISMNTKGNRFGNCGCPTAAVPRYVKCTDENIFCGKLICTNITQVPPIKPHHTLIQVAHNNDWCWSMDVYNITDIPDDGDVDTGTLCAPNKICVNYSCIDRAVLKYDCEPQEMCNGRGVCNNLRHCHCEEGYAPPDCKVSGNGGSVDSGPPGKPDDGNVSEDETRGLSFHRGNFGRGSENKFESKSLGNLLYIFPLLLVAIFLSLIIGASVGAGKEISQCSQGALEDTEEEAVQEKEGGQVEEEVEVRNK, encoded by the coding sequence TGCCTATGGGGCTGGCAGAGTGCTTCTGGCTTGGGCTCCACAAATGAAGGGCTGGAGGCGAGCACCAGTAGTGCCGGGACCTTCGTGTGTCAGGTTGGGGATCATGCTAGTGTTGGTACTGATTTTCCTGCCAGGCTTGTACTGTGACCCTGGATCTGTGTATTATTCTTCTTACGAAACAGTCATCCCCAAGAGTCTGACAGTCAAGGGAAAGGAAGACCCAGGGGAAAAGGCGTCCTATACACTAGTAATGCAGGGCCAGAAGCAGGTGATTCAACTGAAGGTGAAGAGAGACTATTTTGTGAATAACTTTCCAGTCTTCAGCTACCACAATGGGGTCCTGGGGCAAGAAGTGCCTTTCATCCCTCATGACTGTCACTACGAAGGCTACCTAGAAGGAGTCCCGGgttcttttgtttccctcaacACCTGTTCAGGCCTCAGGGGCATCCTGATTAAGGAGGGGAAGCCCTATGGCATTGAGCCCAGGGACACCTCAAAACAGTTTGAACATGTGTTGTACACCATGGCACCCCAAGCTCGAGTGTCCTGCAGCGTCACTTCCAAAGGCAGCCAAGTGGTGTCCACCAGCCGGCAGCAAGGGAGCAGGAAGCCTCGCAGTCTACAGGCCCTGCCGTCCTTTTGGTCACACACCAAGTACGTGGAGATGTTTGTCGTGGTCAGCAACCAGCGCTTCCAGATGTGGGGCAGGAACATCGATGAGACAGTCCAGAGAGTAATGGACATCACTGCTCTGGCCAACATCTTCACTCGGGGCATAAACACCCAGGTGGTGCTGGCCGGAGTGGAGATCTGGACCGAGGGGGACCTCATCGAAGTCCCAGCGGACTTGCGAGTTACACTGAGGAATTTCAATAGCTGGAGACAGGAGAAGCTCTTCCCCCGGGTGAAGCACGATGTTGCCCACCTGATCGTGGGACATCACCCTGAAGACGATGTGGGACAGGCATTTCTCAATGGTGCCTGTTCAAGAGGCTTTGCAGCCGCTGTTGAATCCTTCCACCATGAAGATGTCCTCCTGTTTGCGGCGCTCATGGCCCATGAGCTTGGGCACAACTTGGGTATTCAGCACGACCACTCGGCCTGCACTTGTGAAGATAAACTCTCTTGCCTCATGCATGAGAACATCACTAAAGAAAGTGGCTTCAGCAACTGCAGCTCTGACCACTTCTACCAGTTCCTCCGGGAACACAAAGGGGCCTGCCTGTTTAACAAGCCCCGGCCCCAAGGTCGTCTGCGTAGGCAAGCCACGTGTGGAAACGGTGTGTTGGAGGTGAATGAGGAGTGTGACTGTGGACCTGACTGTGGTAATAACCCGTGCTGTGACGAAACATGTAGGCTGAATGAGCATGCACAGTGTAGTGACGGACTGTGCTGTTTTAATTGCCAGTGGAGACATAAGGGTTTCATGTGTCGTTCTGCGCTTGGAGAGTGTGACCTCCCAGAGTATTGTGATGGTTCCTCTGGAGAATGTCCCAGGGACCACTATAAGCAAGATGGTACATCGTGTGATATGATTCACTATTGTTTTATGGGCCGGTGCCGGAACCCTGATACTCAGTGCGTGGGTATATATGGGTCACCTGCAAGGTCAGCCCCAGAAGACTGTTATATTTCCATGAACACGAAAGGGAACCGGTTTGGAAACTGTGGCTGTCCTACTGCTGCTGTCCCTAGATACGTTAAGTGCACTGATGAGAATATATTTTGTGGGAAACTTATATGTACAAATATTACACAGGTACCACCAATCAAACCCCACCATACTCTGATTCAGGTAGCTCACAACAATGACTGGTGCTGGAGCATGGATGTCTATAACATTACTGATATCCCTGATGATGGAGATGTGGACACTGGCACCCTTTGTGCCCCAAACAAAATCTGTGTGAATTACTCCTGCATTGATCGTGCTGTGCTCAAGTACGACTGTGAACCTCAAGAAATGTGTAATGGGAGAGGAGTCTGCAACAATTTAAGGCACTGCCATTGTGAAGAGGGCTATGCACCCCCTGACTGCAAAGTTTCAGGAAATGGGGGTAGTGTGGACAGTGGTCCCCCCGGCAAGCCAGATGATGGAAATGTAAGTGAAGATGAAACTAGAGGTCTTAGTTTTCATCGTGGTAATTTTGGCAGGGGCAGTGAGAATAAATTTGAAAGCAAAAGTCTTGGCAATCTATTGTACATATTTCCCTTACTTCTTGTGGCAATATTTTTAAGTCTGATTATTGGTGCCAGTGTTGGGGCTGGAAAGGAGATATCACAGTGCTCACAAGGGGCTCtagaagacactgaagaagaaGCTGtacaggaaaaggaaggaggccAAGTAGAGGAAGAAGTAGAGGTAAGAAATAAGTAG